The Methanolacinia petrolearia DSM 11571 genome has a segment encoding these proteins:
- a CDS encoding DNA cytosine methyltransferase: MSQEKIVLDMFAGAGGLTEGFFRNDFNIVTHIEKNTTACHTLATRAFYHSLAKKDRQDIYYDYYDQNLTREEFIEECKSLDIPDPGVFNCELSPERENSIKKMVGGRLEEAGRKDVDVIIGGPPCQAYSVIGRSRDPERMEKDPRNHLYLHYLHFIQEYQPEVFVFENVPGLISAKKGTIHKDFLRRIEEIGYYTPPEPHILNARDFGVLQNRKRIIFIGWKKEHDFEYPNFGNHESGYVVWDVLRDLPELEPGTGTDGPQSYKNVRPSDYLSEYGIRNSDKSVRHHIARSHIERDREIYRIAIKLWNSERKRLHYNELPKNLITHNNLSSFLDRFKVVDGEGLSHAVVAHLSRDGHYFIHPDINQARSLTVREAARLQSFPDDYLFEGSRTSQYVQIGNAVPPLMAEGIGRKINNMLKYC; encoded by the coding sequence GTGTCACAGGAAAAAATTGTACTTGATATGTTTGCAGGTGCCGGAGGACTTACAGAGGGATTCTTCCGGAACGATTTCAATATTGTAACCCATATTGAAAAGAACACCACTGCATGTCATACGCTTGCTACACGGGCATTCTATCACTCTTTGGCCAAGAAAGACCGTCAGGATATTTACTATGATTACTATGATCAGAATCTAACACGTGAAGAATTCATTGAAGAGTGTAAATCTCTCGATATACCTGATCCTGGTGTTTTTAATTGTGAATTATCTCCGGAAAGGGAAAATTCAATAAAAAAAATGGTTGGCGGGAGACTTGAGGAAGCCGGCAGAAAAGATGTTGATGTTATCATCGGAGGCCCTCCCTGTCAGGCATATTCTGTTATTGGAAGAAGCCGTGATCCGGAAAGAATGGAAAAAGATCCCAGAAACCACCTTTATCTTCACTACCTCCATTTTATTCAGGAGTATCAGCCGGAAGTTTTTGTCTTTGAAAACGTTCCTGGTCTGATCAGTGCAAAAAAAGGGACTATTCATAAGGATTTCCTCCGCCGTATCGAGGAAATTGGTTATTACACACCTCCTGAACCACACATACTGAATGCTCGGGATTTCGGAGTCTTGCAGAACAGGAAGCGTATTATTTTCATAGGATGGAAGAAAGAGCATGATTTCGAATATCCCAATTTCGGGAATCATGAAAGCGGTTATGTAGTCTGGGATGTGTTACGGGACCTTCCAGAACTTGAACCCGGAACAGGTACCGATGGTCCACAGAGTTACAAAAATGTGCGTCCAAGTGATTATCTAAGTGAATACGGGATCCGTAATAGTGATAAGTCCGTCCGTCATCATATTGCACGCAGTCATATCGAAAGAGATCGTGAGATCTACCGGATAGCAATAAAATTATGGAATTCCGAAAGGAAAAGACTTCATTATAATGAACTTCCGAAAAATCTGATAACACATAATAATCTTTCATCTTTTTTGGATCGCTTCAAAGTGGTAGATGGTGAAGGGTTATCACATGCAGTAGTGGCCCATCTTTCCAGAGACGGACATTACTTCATCCATCCGGACATTAATCAGGCCCGTTCCCTTACAGTAAGGGAAGCTGCCCGCCTCCAGTCCTTCCCTGACGACTACCTGTTTGAAGGATCAAGAACATCACAGTATGTTCAAATTGGAAATGCTGTTCCTCCCCTTATGGCTGAAGGAATTGGAAGAAAAATAAATAATATGCTAAAATATTGCTAA
- a CDS encoding ATP-binding protein, whose protein sequence is MNNKIQADFDLVNPDPSALVESLRSFGYSLEASLADIIDNSIVADADDIQIQFTWLGEKSKISIIDNGCGMTEAELINSMKPGSKNPLDERDPKDLGRFGLGLKTASFSQCRRVTVGSKAEGNNIVIRRWDLDYINQCKEWRLQRIDPKEDNIFSALDSMGHGTIVLWEQMDRLVKGADKDDRKRENLFYKHIDKVKSHLSMVFHRFLEKQNSVKIQINNHPISPWDPFLKNHTATQHLPVEPIYFRGEKITVRAYVLPHRSKMDDQTYEQAGGPGGWNARQGFYIYRNNRLIVAGDWLGLGFRKETYTKLARILVDIPNSMDEYWKIDVKKSVARPPPQLREDFQRIARLTIDPATAVYRHRGRMVERQTAGDFVFPWNTNVRDGNYFYTINRKHPLIASVLNDPIQNKKKIEAMLRLIEETVPVPAIILNNMNNPDQILRPFENSPSEELLVVLEEIWNSLRDSGIDYNEAKRRIISMEPFCDYPQNVSVYLESKENER, encoded by the coding sequence ATGAATAATAAAATACAGGCTGATTTTGATTTGGTTAATCCTGATCCAAGTGCTTTGGTTGAATCATTACGATCTTTTGGCTATAGCCTTGAAGCCTCCCTAGCTGATATTATCGATAATAGTATTGTAGCAGATGCTGATGATATCCAGATTCAGTTTACTTGGCTAGGAGAAAAATCAAAAATTTCTATCATAGATAACGGTTGCGGGATGACTGAAGCAGAGTTAATTAATTCAATGAAACCGGGAAGTAAAAATCCTTTGGATGAACGCGATCCAAAAGATCTCGGAAGATTCGGACTTGGCCTAAAGACAGCTTCCTTTTCACAATGCCGTAGAGTTACTGTTGGTTCTAAAGCAGAAGGAAATAATATCGTCATCAGAAGATGGGATCTTGATTATATAAATCAATGTAAAGAATGGCGGCTACAAAGGATCGATCCAAAAGAAGACAATATATTTTCAGCTCTAGATTCTATGGGACACGGAACAATTGTTTTATGGGAACAAATGGATCGCCTAGTTAAAGGAGCTGACAAGGATGATCGTAAGCGTGAAAATCTTTTTTATAAGCATATTGATAAAGTTAAAAGCCATTTGAGCATGGTTTTTCATAGATTCCTTGAGAAACAGAATTCCGTAAAAATACAAATCAATAACCATCCTATTTCTCCATGGGATCCTTTCTTAAAAAATCATACCGCAACTCAACACCTTCCAGTAGAACCAATTTACTTCAGAGGAGAAAAAATAACAGTTCGAGCTTATGTTCTACCCCACAGATCAAAAATGGACGATCAAACATATGAACAAGCCGGAGGTCCCGGAGGATGGAATGCCCGGCAGGGATTTTATATTTACCGTAACAACAGGCTTATTGTAGCCGGGGACTGGCTAGGTCTTGGTTTCAGGAAAGAAACTTACACGAAACTTGCAAGAATTCTCGTAGACATCCCCAATTCTATGGACGAATATTGGAAAATAGATGTTAAAAAATCAGTCGCACGACCACCACCACAGCTTAGAGAGGATTTCCAACGGATTGCACGTCTTACAATAGATCCTGCCACAGCAGTGTATCGTCACCGTGGAAGAATGGTTGAACGTCAGACCGCGGGAGATTTTGTATTCCCATGGAATACGAATGTCAGAGATGGAAATTATTTTTACACAATTAATCGAAAACACCCCCTAATTGCATCAGTTCTCAACGACCCAATTCAAAATAAAAAGAAAATTGAAGCAATGTTGAGATTGATCGAGGAAACAGTTCCAGTTCCGGCAATTATTCTTAATAATATGAATAATCCCGATCAGATACTACGTCCTTTTGAAAACAGTCCCTCCGAGGAACTTCTTGTGGTATTAGAAGAGATCTGGAATTCTTTGAGGGATAGCGGAATCGATTATAATGAAGCAAAAAGAAGAATCATTAGTATGGAACCATTTTGTGACTACCCCCAAAATGTATCAGTATATCTGGAGTCAAAGGAGAATGAACGATGA